CGCGAGCCGCGGCATCCGCTGCCGTCAGCCCTTGACCGCTCCCCCGAGCCCCGCCGACCGCAGGAAGACCCCCTGGAAGAGGAGGAACAGCACGACCGGGATGAGCGTCGAGATCGCGAGCGCCGCGAGGAACACGTCGAGCTCGATCGATCCCTGCACGGCGGGCAGACGCACCGAGAGCGGCTGCACGGCGGGGTCCGGCAGCACGAGCATCGGCCAGAGGAAGTCCTTCCACGCGGCGATGATCGCGAACACCGACACGACGCCGAGGATGGGCTTCGACATCGGCAGCACGATCGACCAGAAGAGGCGGAACGGGCCCGCCCCATCGGTCTTCGCCGCCTCGAACACCTCACGCGGCAGCGCGTCGAAGAAGCGCTTCACGAGCAGGATGTTGAAGGCGTTCGCCGCCGCCGGCAGCCACACCGCGAGGTAGTTGTTGAGCAGCGACACCTCGCCGAGCAGCGGCGGGTTCACGATCGTGAGGTACAGCGGCACGAGCAGCACGACGGCCGGGATGAAGAGCGTGACGAGGATCGCGCCGTTCAGGATCGGCGCGTACCGCGGCCGCAGCACCGACAGCGCGAAGCCCGCGGTCGTCGCCACGAGCAGCTGGAAGAACCAGGAGCCGGCGGCGATCACGATCGTGTTCCAGAAGAACTGGTCGATGTGCACCTCGACCCACGCCGACTGCAGGTTCTGCCAGTCGATGCCGTTCGGCCAGAGCGCGAGCGGTTGGCGCAGCGTGTCCTGCGTCGGCGTCACCGCGGACTTCGCGAGCCAGAGCAGCGGGCCGAGGCCGGCGACGACGAGGCCGACGAAGAGCGCGAAGTGCACACCGCCCATGCCGAGCCTGACCCCGCGCTTCTTGCCGTCGAAGTCCGAGACGATGCCGCGGTCGCGCGATTCGTCGTCGAAGCGCTTCGCCTTTCGAGACGTCAGCGAGAGCCGGGGCAGCCGGATGTCCCGTGCGGTCGGGGTGGTCGTCATGAGGTGCTCCAGCGGTTCGTGAGCTTGAAGTAGAGCCAGCTGAGCAGTGCGAGCACGACCGCGAGCATCACGCTGAGGGCCGTCGCCTCGCCGTAGTCGCCGCCGAGGCTGTTCTGGAAGGCGTAGCGGTAGATGAGGAGCAGGATCGTCACGGTCGCGTTGTTCGGCCCCCCGCCGGTGAAGAGGTAGGGCTCGAGGAACACCTGCGCGGTCGCGATGACCTGCAGGATCAGCATGATGAACAGGATGCCGCGGAGCTGCGGCAGCGTGACGTGCCAGATCTTGTTCCAGATCGAGGCGCCGTCGACCTCCGCCGCGTCGTAGAGCTCCGGCGGCACGGCGAGCAGGGCGGCGAGGTAGATGATGATCGAGCCGCCGGCTGCGGCCCAGGTCGCCTCGAGCACGAGCGAGGGCATCGCCGTCGCGGATGACTGCAGCCACGGCTGTGCCGGGATGCCGAACCAGCCGAGGATCGTGTTGAAGAGCCCGGTCGGGCTCGCGTCGTAGAAGACCTTCCAGAGCAGCACCGCGACGACCGGCGGCACGACGACCGGCAGGTACGCGAGTGCGCTGTAGAAGCCCTTGCCGCGCCGCACCTCGCTCATCAGCACGGCGACGAGGATCGGCAGCGGGAACCCGAAGAGCAGCGCCAGCACGGCGAAGTACAGCGTGTTGAGGATCGCGGTGCCGAGCAGCGGGTCGCTCAGCACGGCGGCGAAGTTGTCGAGGCCGACCCAGGTGGGCGGGTCGAGGAGGTTCGTCTGCTGGAAGCTCATGACGATCGACTGCACGATCGGCGACCAGCTGAAGATCGCGAAGACGATGAGCATCGGCGCGAGGAAGGCGAGGGTCGAGAGGCCGCCGCCCTGCACCCAGGTGCGGAGGTTCCGCGTGCGCCTGCGCGGTGCGGGGGTCGAGGGCGGGGCGGGCTCGCCTGCGGACGGGGCCGCGGCGGGCGGTTTCGCGGTGAGGGTCATCTGGGTCCTTCGTGCTCGGGGAGAGCGGATGCCGCGGCGCGGGCGGTTCGGGGGAAGGCCCGCGCCGCGGCATCCGCTCAGTGCGCTACTCGTCGAGCAGCGCCTGCGCCTCGGCGTCGGCCTGCTCGAGCAGGGCGTCGATGTCGGCGTTCTGATCGGTGAGCACGGCCTGCACCACCGGGTCGAGCAGGGCGTAGATCTCCTGCGTCTTGCCCTTCGGCTCGCCCACCGGCGTCTGCTCCCAGATGCCGTCGATGAACGGGGTCATCTGGTCGCGCGGCACGTTGATGTAGGGCTCGATCCAGACGAGCGACTGCTCGTAGGCCTCGCGGTTCAGCACCGGGAGGAGGGGCGTGCCGACGGCCTGGTCGCTCTCGGCGAGCGTCTTCGCGTCGAGCACGGCCGCATCCTCGTCGAGGAGCTTCTGCATGTAGAACCAGTCGATCCAGGTGATCGCCGCGGCCTTCGT
The DNA window shown above is from Agromyces cerinus and carries:
- a CDS encoding carbohydrate ABC transporter permease, producing MTTTPTARDIRLPRLSLTSRKAKRFDDESRDRGIVSDFDGKKRGVRLGMGGVHFALFVGLVVAGLGPLLWLAKSAVTPTQDTLRQPLALWPNGIDWQNLQSAWVEVHIDQFFWNTIVIAAGSWFFQLLVATTAGFALSVLRPRYAPILNGAILVTLFIPAVVLLVPLYLTIVNPPLLGEVSLLNNYLAVWLPAAANAFNILLVKRFFDALPREVFEAAKTDGAGPFRLFWSIVLPMSKPILGVVSVFAIIAAWKDFLWPMLVLPDPAVQPLSVRLPAVQGSIELDVFLAALAISTLIPVVLFLLFQGVFLRSAGLGGAVKG
- a CDS encoding carbohydrate ABC transporter permease, yielding MTLTAKPPAAAPSAGEPAPPSTPAPRRRTRNLRTWVQGGGLSTLAFLAPMLIVFAIFSWSPIVQSIVMSFQQTNLLDPPTWVGLDNFAAVLSDPLLGTAILNTLYFAVLALLFGFPLPILVAVLMSEVRRGKGFYSALAYLPVVVPPVVAVLLWKVFYDASPTGLFNTILGWFGIPAQPWLQSSATAMPSLVLEATWAAAGGSIIIYLAALLAVPPELYDAAEVDGASIWNKIWHVTLPQLRGILFIMLILQVIATAQVFLEPYLFTGGGPNNATVTILLLIYRYAFQNSLGGDYGEATALSVMLAVVLALLSWLYFKLTNRWSTS